From one Paenibacillus terrae HPL-003 genomic stretch:
- a CDS encoding IucA/IucC family protein: protein MSVTNISGHNLSTSSLSTAPTSSASTTQRFIQALRSDTFTQVEQRIIRQLIQALLYEEILPYDTHSDAVNNDDLHFILSGKDITGRLVQYRSVGKRMNSFGRIRLVPVPVRRVGTDGSETTATLADFANEVLSAAQQGERLQRFIEELEQTLLKDVQAQSSFTAPFLVDDQRPYDELEGNLGDGHPYHPCYKSRIGFTLADNELYGPEFKQPIRPVWLAIAKSHSRKGQSQAIEYEAFIRQELGESEVARFQALLTSYGQQPEAYRFMPVHPWQWQQVILPRFHQELSDQRIVWLGEASDIYQAQQSIRTLSNRTTPERAYVKLSLSITNTSTSRIMAGHTVLNGALITDWLHGLLEHDEYAAQQGFFVLREVLGITYDYEQLPEYRQGKTYGSLGTVWRESIHGYLQPDEDAIPFNGLCYVQKNGVPLIDPWIQQFGVEQWTRHVLEATISPIIHMLYAHGIGMESHGQNIILIHRNGQPTRVALKDFHDGVRFSVKHLTEPEKCPNLHPEPPSHARINRNSFIKTSNPDDVRDFSYDAFFFIAAAELAMFLAEHYQLAEQRFWEMSAQVIHDYQRQHPQHKKRFRLFDLFAPTVQIEELMKRRLLGDEDLHFKPGMNPLYAYREPTC from the coding sequence ATGTCTGTAACTAATATTTCGGGCCACAATTTATCCACAAGCAGCCTTTCTACAGCTCCCACCAGCAGCGCCTCGACCACTCAACGCTTTATTCAGGCGCTCCGCTCGGATACCTTTACGCAGGTGGAGCAGCGTATCATCCGGCAGCTGATTCAGGCATTGCTGTATGAAGAAATTTTGCCCTATGACACGCATAGCGATGCCGTGAATAACGACGACCTACATTTTATATTGTCCGGCAAGGACATTACAGGTCGCCTTGTCCAATACCGTTCTGTCGGAAAACGGATGAACAGCTTTGGGCGCATTCGGCTCGTTCCTGTGCCTGTCAGACGGGTCGGGACAGACGGGAGCGAAACGACGGCCACGCTGGCGGATTTTGCAAATGAAGTCCTCAGCGCCGCACAGCAGGGTGAACGACTCCAGCGCTTCATCGAGGAATTGGAGCAAACTCTACTCAAGGATGTACAGGCGCAAAGCTCTTTCACAGCACCCTTTCTGGTGGATGATCAGCGCCCATATGATGAGCTGGAAGGCAATTTGGGAGACGGTCATCCCTATCATCCGTGCTACAAATCCAGAATCGGCTTTACGCTGGCAGATAATGAACTGTATGGTCCCGAGTTCAAGCAGCCGATCCGTCCTGTGTGGCTGGCCATTGCCAAAAGCCACAGCCGAAAGGGGCAGTCGCAGGCGATTGAGTATGAAGCATTTATTCGCCAGGAGCTGGGAGAAAGCGAAGTCGCACGCTTCCAAGCCTTGTTAACCAGCTACGGTCAGCAACCGGAGGCCTATCGCTTCATGCCTGTCCACCCGTGGCAATGGCAGCAGGTCATTTTACCCCGGTTTCATCAAGAGCTGTCGGATCAGCGGATCGTGTGGCTCGGTGAAGCGAGCGATATATATCAGGCGCAGCAGTCGATCCGCACATTGTCCAACCGAACGACGCCGGAGCGTGCGTATGTGAAGCTGTCGCTCAGCATTACGAACACCTCCACCAGCCGGATCATGGCTGGGCATACCGTGCTGAACGGAGCGCTCATAACGGACTGGCTGCATGGGTTGCTGGAACACGATGAATACGCTGCGCAACAGGGATTCTTTGTGTTGCGTGAGGTTTTGGGTATCACGTATGACTATGAGCAGCTTCCCGAATACCGTCAGGGGAAAACCTACGGCTCACTGGGGACGGTTTGGCGGGAAAGCATCCATGGCTATTTGCAGCCGGATGAGGATGCGATTCCTTTTAACGGACTATGTTATGTGCAAAAAAATGGAGTGCCGCTCATCGATCCGTGGATACAGCAATTCGGCGTAGAGCAATGGACCCGGCATGTGCTGGAGGCCACAATATCGCCGATTATTCATATGCTGTATGCGCATGGGATCGGTATGGAATCCCACGGACAGAATATCATTTTGATTCACCGGAACGGGCAACCGACACGGGTGGCGCTTAAGGATTTTCATGATGGTGTCCGGTTTTCTGTGAAGCATCTGACAGAGCCGGAGAAATGTCCCAATCTTCATCCTGAGCCGCCTAGTCATGCCCGAATTAACCGCAATTCGTTTATTAAAACGAGTAACCCGGACGATGTACGCGACTTTTCTTACGATGCTTTTTTCTTTATTGCAGCCGCCGAGCTGGCGATGTTCCTGGCCGAACATTATCAACTGGCCGAGCAGCGTTTTTGGGAGATGTCTGCACAGGTCATTCATGATTATCAGCGCCAGCATCCTCAGCATAAAAAGCGATTCCGTCTGTTTGATTTGTTTGCCCCAACTGTACAGATTGAAGAATTGATGAAAAGGCGTCTGCTTGGGGATGAGGACCTTCATTTCAAACCGGGAATGAACCCGCTGTATGCGTACCGGGAGCCGACATGCTGA
- a CDS encoding HpcH/HpaI aldolase family protein, protein MLTVNRLQEKLRKGQEVVGLIASIPAALTVEMIGHAGYDFVIIDMEHVMVNPETVEHMIRAAEAAQITPLVRVPEVDAKQILRVLDSGAQGIVVPHVESREQIEKLVQAAKYSPEGKRSLNSGRPAAFGKGSLMDYMKQANDQIMLVPMIESGLGVERVADILSVPGIDMVLEGAADLSQSYGVPWQTDATIVQEGLQRIFEASREAGIPYCAIPRRDGEYGAWVKQGVYAFVLGDERGIAFRALQKRRSDLQ, encoded by the coding sequence ATGCTGACTGTAAATCGGCTTCAGGAGAAGCTGCGGAAAGGACAGGAGGTAGTTGGCCTCATCGCTTCCATTCCGGCGGCGCTTACGGTCGAAATGATCGGACATGCCGGATATGATTTTGTGATCATCGATATGGAGCATGTCATGGTCAATCCCGAGACGGTGGAGCATATGATCCGCGCTGCGGAAGCCGCACAAATCACGCCCTTGGTGCGTGTGCCTGAGGTCGATGCCAAGCAAATATTGCGCGTGCTGGATAGCGGAGCACAGGGAATTGTTGTTCCGCATGTGGAAAGCAGAGAGCAGATAGAGAAGCTGGTGCAGGCTGCAAAATATAGCCCGGAGGGCAAACGAAGCCTGAACAGCGGCAGACCGGCTGCATTTGGCAAAGGAAGTTTGATGGACTACATGAAGCAGGCCAATGATCAGATCATGCTGGTGCCGATGATTGAGAGTGGATTGGGTGTCGAGCGAGTTGCCGATATTTTGTCTGTACCGGGCATTGACATGGTGCTGGAAGGAGCAGCGGATTTGTCCCAATCGTACGGGGTGCCATGGCAGACCGATGCAACGATTGTGCAGGAGGGACTACAGCGGATCTTTGAAGCTTCACGGGAAGCAGGTATTCCGTATTGTGCCATTCCGCGCAGGGACGGGGAATACGGTGCATGGGTGAAACAAGGGGTTTATGCCTTCGTACTGGGTGATGAGCGGGGAATTGCTTTTCGCGCCTTGCAAAAAAGAAGGTCTGACCTACAGTAG